In Paenibacillus sp. BIC5C1, a genomic segment contains:
- the gap gene encoding type I glyceraldehyde-3-phosphate dehydrogenase, whose translation MTVKVGINGFGRIGRLAFRRIQDVEGVEVVAINDLTNAKMLAHLLKYDTTQGTFHGVIEVHDGTFKVNGKEVKVLAKRNPEELPWGELGVDIVLECTGFFTTKEKAELHLKGGAKKVVISAPATGDMKTIVYNVNHDTLDGTETVISGASCTTNCLAPMAKALHDKFGIQSGLMTTIHAYTGNQNTLDAPDPKGDFRAARASAENIVPYSTGAAKAIGLVLPELKGKLDGASQRVPVPTGSVTELVAVLNTKVTVEQVNAAMKEASDPETFGYTEDEIVSSDIKGITLGSLFDATQTKVLTVGDQQLVKTVAWYDNEMSYTAQLVRTLEHFAKIAR comes from the coding sequence ATGACTGTAAAAGTTGGTATAAACGGTTTTGGACGGATCGGACGACTCGCTTTTCGCCGAATTCAAGATGTGGAAGGCGTCGAGGTTGTAGCGATTAACGACCTCACGAACGCTAAAATGTTAGCTCATCTGCTCAAATATGATACGACGCAAGGCACTTTTCATGGTGTCATTGAAGTCCATGACGGAACCTTCAAAGTAAACGGCAAAGAGGTTAAGGTTTTGGCTAAGCGGAATCCTGAAGAGCTTCCTTGGGGAGAGCTTGGCGTTGATATTGTTCTCGAATGTACAGGCTTCTTCACTACAAAAGAAAAGGCCGAGCTTCACCTGAAAGGCGGAGCGAAGAAAGTCGTCATTTCCGCTCCTGCTACAGGCGACATGAAAACCATCGTATACAACGTGAACCATGACACACTGGACGGAACGGAAACCGTCATTTCCGGCGCTTCTTGCACAACCAACTGCCTGGCCCCTATGGCTAAAGCTCTGCACGACAAGTTTGGTATTCAATCCGGGCTGATGACGACCATTCACGCATACACGGGTAACCAAAACACGCTTGACGCTCCGGATCCAAAAGGCGATTTCCGAGCTGCGCGCGCCTCAGCGGAGAACATCGTACCCTACTCCACAGGTGCCGCAAAAGCCATTGGCCTGGTTCTTCCGGAACTGAAGGGCAAACTGGATGGGGCATCTCAACGTGTACCTGTGCCAACAGGTTCTGTGACTGAACTCGTTGCCGTTTTGAATACTAAGGTAACGGTAGAGCAAGTTAACGCTGCTATGAAAGAAGCTTCCGATCCAGAAACTTTCGGCTACACGGAAGACGAAATTGTATCTTCCGATATCAAAGGCATCACATTAGGTTCGCTCTTCGACGCCACGCAGACGAAAGTTCTGACTGTCGGTGACCAGCAATTGGTGAAAACCGTAGCTTGGTACGATAACGAAATGTCTTATACAGCCCAATTGGTTCGTACTCTGGAGCACTTTGCTAAGATCGCTAGATAA
- a CDS encoding NAD-dependent epimerase/dehydratase family protein has product MKILVTGGTGLLGGRLIPKLVEDGHQIFALTRSVSFHAKLKAMGATPVYADLESSKPFVLPEIDAVVHAAALFRFSGPREPFFRTNVEGTAALLKAAESACAKTFVYISAAGIHMDNGGTLICNADESAQTFPNHFSAYLASKARADSLVLAANKPGFRTIALRPPAIWGPGDPFSRALPEAVRSGQFAFIDRGDYPFSTCHVDNVVEAIQCALERGEGGHAFFIKDQEEQTFREFVASLANLQGLSIDKMRSLSYWFISTIGRLFDTIWTVTRKDGDPPISRSMIRMIGREFTVNDAAARRELGYVGRTLRDAGLQSYNEPSARR; this is encoded by the coding sequence ATGAAAATTCTCGTCACAGGAGGCACCGGCCTGCTCGGCGGCCGCCTGATTCCGAAGCTCGTGGAGGATGGTCACCAGATTTTCGCCCTCACTCGCTCCGTATCATTTCATGCCAAACTTAAGGCCATGGGTGCGACGCCGGTCTATGCCGATCTCGAAAGCAGCAAGCCATTCGTGTTACCGGAGATCGATGCGGTTGTACATGCAGCCGCCCTTTTCCGCTTTTCAGGACCTCGCGAACCCTTCTTTCGTACCAACGTCGAAGGCACCGCAGCCTTGCTGAAGGCAGCCGAGTCCGCCTGTGCGAAGACATTCGTCTACATCAGCGCGGCGGGGATCCACATGGATAACGGCGGTACGCTCATCTGCAACGCTGATGAAAGCGCGCAGACTTTCCCGAACCACTTCTCCGCCTATCTGGCGAGCAAGGCACGGGCAGACTCATTGGTTCTGGCAGCCAACAAACCCGGATTTCGTACGATCGCGCTTCGCCCACCGGCTATCTGGGGGCCTGGTGATCCGTTTAGCCGAGCGCTTCCCGAAGCAGTCAGATCTGGACAGTTCGCGTTCATCGACCGCGGCGATTACCCTTTTTCAACCTGCCATGTAGACAATGTGGTTGAAGCCATACAATGCGCTCTTGAACGCGGAGAAGGCGGTCATGCCTTCTTCATCAAAGACCAGGAAGAGCAGACTTTCCGCGAGTTCGTCGCCTCGCTTGCGAACTTGCAGGGCTTGTCCATCGATAAGATGCGTTCGCTGTCCTACTGGTTCATCTCTACCATTGGCCGGCTGTTCGACACGATCTGGACCGTCACGCGGAAAGACGGCGATCCGCCGATTTCACGCTCGATGATACGCATGATTGGGCGTGAGTTCACCGTCAACGATGCCGCTGCACGTCGAGAGTTAGGCTATGTCGGAAGAACTTTGCGCGATGCCGGCTTGCAAAGTTACAATGAACCATCTGCTCGACGATAG
- a CDS encoding TetR/AcrR family transcriptional regulator yields the protein MKKGDRTREHIIMKSAEIFNQRGYAGTSLNDIIADTGIKKGGIYRHFASKDEIALEAYNYAASMVASKFSEAVDQEQSATGKLVAFFRVYENVVNDPPFIGGCPMQNTAVESDDTHLELCGQAKQGMHNFLDMMKSIIRDGIQAGEFREDLDVDALASFAFSLLEGGILLSKLDGDNKHMLMNIKIFSSYLQQCCLKIG from the coding sequence ATGAAAAAAGGGGACAGAACACGGGAACATATCATTATGAAATCGGCTGAAATTTTCAATCAGAGAGGATATGCCGGTACATCGCTAAACGATATTATTGCCGACACAGGAATTAAGAAGGGGGGCATCTATCGACATTTTGCCAGTAAAGACGAGATAGCGTTGGAAGCTTACAATTATGCTGCCAGTATGGTCGCCAGTAAATTTTCTGAAGCGGTCGATCAAGAGCAGTCTGCAACAGGAAAGTTGGTTGCTTTTTTTCGTGTCTATGAGAATGTCGTCAACGATCCCCCATTTATTGGCGGATGTCCCATGCAGAATACAGCTGTAGAAAGTGACGATACTCATCTGGAGCTTTGTGGTCAGGCAAAGCAAGGGATGCATAACTTCTTGGATATGATGAAGAGTATTATTCGTGACGGCATTCAAGCTGGAGAGTTTAGGGAGGATCTGGATGTGGATGCGCTAGCATCATTTGCATTTTCCTTGTTGGAAGGAGGGATTTTACTCAGTAAGTTGGATGGGGATAACAAGCACATGCTGATGAATATAAAAATCTTCTCGTCCTATTTGCAGCAATGCTGCTTAAAGATCGGTTAA
- a CDS encoding CD3324 family protein: protein MKYVNADTIFPEELLKEIQKYIHGHMVYVPTPEKLHKKWGEKSGSREQLSLRNETIRQTYFNGKSIDELSEEFGLSYESIKKIIYSKK, encoded by the coding sequence ATGAAATATGTAAATGCAGACACTATCTTTCCGGAAGAGTTGCTAAAAGAAATTCAGAAGTACATTCATGGCCACATGGTTTATGTCCCGACCCCTGAAAAATTGCACAAAAAATGGGGAGAAAAATCGGGGAGTAGAGAACAGCTAAGTCTAAGAAATGAAACGATCCGTCAAACATATTTCAATGGAAAGTCGATCGATGAACTCTCGGAAGAATTCGGTCTTTCCTACGAAAGCATTAAGAAAATCATTTACTCTAAAAAATAG
- a CDS encoding phosphotransferase enzyme family protein, giving the protein MDKKIKLLYTQDILRQSAQCFGIREDSIFELNGFQNFVYSGVIGNREVILRIAHVTHRNELLTRAEQEFITFLADRGMKVAKPIQSLSGDFIHIIDESFVVTAFEKAPGRNAVIAEESNTFYENIGQMVGKIHKFSLHYSSQHSRYEWNDNALLASFKKYCPLELHDNFDRLITEVSALPKEKDTYGLIHGDISPGNYLNDGDKAFVIDYDDAEYSWFVSDIATPLFYEIPIPWVVSGDVRKEIAKRYYCNFLNGYCRENTVSQGWLNKIPLFINLRQTRVLAAFYRSRDFNAPDWSEWDEQARRFYYENLLNNTSYIDMDFLC; this is encoded by the coding sequence ATGGATAAAAAGATTAAACTACTATACACACAAGATATATTGAGACAGTCCGCGCAATGTTTTGGAATACGTGAAGACTCAATTTTCGAATTAAATGGGTTTCAAAATTTCGTTTATTCCGGGGTAATTGGAAATCGAGAAGTTATTTTACGAATTGCCCATGTCACACATCGGAATGAATTATTAACCAGAGCGGAACAAGAGTTTATCACGTTCCTGGCTGATCGCGGAATGAAAGTAGCGAAGCCCATTCAGTCTTTATCAGGGGATTTTATTCATATAATTGACGAATCCTTTGTTGTGACAGCTTTTGAGAAAGCACCCGGCAGAAATGCAGTAATAGCCGAGGAGAGCAATACGTTTTATGAGAATATCGGTCAAATGGTCGGGAAAATACATAAGTTTTCACTTCATTATTCGTCCCAACATTCACGCTATGAATGGAATGATAATGCCCTATTAGCCTCATTTAAGAAGTATTGTCCGTTAGAATTACACGATAACTTTGATCGTTTAATTACTGAGGTTAGCGCTTTACCCAAGGAAAAAGATACGTACGGTCTTATTCATGGGGATATCAGCCCTGGCAATTATCTTAATGATGGGGACAAAGCCTTTGTTATTGACTATGACGATGCGGAATATAGCTGGTTTGTTTCTGATATCGCTACACCATTATTTTATGAAATCCCTATTCCGTGGGTTGTGTCTGGAGATGTAAGAAAGGAGATTGCAAAGCGTTACTATTGCAATTTCTTAAACGGCTATTGTAGGGAAAACACCGTGAGTCAAGGTTGGTTAAACAAAATCCCATTATTTATTAATTTAAGGCAAACTAGAGTTTTAGCCGCATTCTATAGAAGCAGAGATTTTAACGCTCCTGATTGGAGCGAATGGGATGAGCAAGCCCGACGCTTCTATTATGAAAATTTGTTAAATAACACTTCCTATATTGATATGGACTTTTTGTGTTAA
- a CDS encoding TetR/AcrR family transcriptional regulator, with protein MSRPREFDVDRVLHQSMEVFWNQGFKATSYEDLTRTTGVKKQSLYCVFKDKRSLFLKALALYREQVIAKLKEIEALDSSPGDKLDALRYSLLDDETGCQGCLIVNASLEFGTDDEQVTREAELMVEEVQLVLEKIISSGQKQQLISNRYTSIELASYLNNTIFGVRVMEKSGSSREQIETVLRTSFGMIMS; from the coding sequence ATGAGCAGACCAAGAGAATTTGATGTTGATCGTGTATTACACCAGTCTATGGAAGTGTTTTGGAATCAAGGCTTCAAAGCAACTTCTTATGAGGACCTTACGCGTACTACAGGAGTTAAAAAGCAAAGTTTGTACTGTGTTTTTAAAGATAAGCGATCGTTGTTCCTGAAGGCACTGGCACTTTACCGTGAACAGGTTATAGCGAAACTGAAGGAGATTGAAGCCCTAGATTCGTCTCCAGGTGATAAACTGGATGCATTACGATATTCCCTTTTAGACGATGAAACTGGCTGCCAAGGGTGTCTAATTGTGAATGCATCACTCGAATTCGGAACAGATGACGAGCAGGTCACACGTGAAGCTGAGCTCATGGTAGAAGAGGTTCAACTGGTATTAGAGAAGATCATAAGTAGTGGTCAGAAACAACAGTTAATTTCCAACCGGTATACGAGTATAGAGCTTGCATCTTATCTAAATAACACGATTTTTGGTGTGAGAGTTATGGAGAAATCAGGTTCATCCCGTGAACAGATCGAGACGGTTCTGCGTACTTCATTTGGCATGATCATGTCTTGA
- a CDS encoding NADH:flavin oxidoreductase, which translates to MNYSQSVEALFQPIELGHLKLSNRIVMAPMTRQFSPEGIPGSNVAGYYRRRAENAVGLIVTEGTIINHPDASNQANVPHFYGETAMNGWAHVVSEVHEAGGRIIPQIWHMGAKGHVNDYSEAEITTIVQEFAQAASEAKRVGFDGVEIHGAHGYLIDQFLYEKTNSRTDRYGGDMMARTRFAVEVIEACREVVGPEFPIVLRLSQWKTDDYQAKLAETPELLEQLLAPLVQAGVDIFHCSTRRFWEPEFEGSDLNFAGWTKKLTGKPTITVGSIGLDGDFTSLFTEGKGASNVGIDGLVQRLQNDEFDLVGVGRALLVDPEWAKKIQEGRTDDLVPFTREALTVLT; encoded by the coding sequence ATGAATTATTCTCAATCCGTAGAAGCATTGTTCCAACCTATAGAGTTAGGTCACTTGAAGTTATCCAATCGGATCGTGATGGCGCCGATGACGCGTCAATTTTCTCCGGAGGGTATCCCGGGTTCGAATGTTGCGGGCTATTACCGCCGCAGAGCTGAGAACGCAGTGGGGCTTATTGTGACGGAAGGGACGATAATTAATCACCCGGATGCATCCAATCAAGCCAATGTGCCGCACTTTTATGGCGAAACTGCAATGAATGGTTGGGCACATGTTGTATCTGAAGTACATGAAGCTGGCGGTCGAATTATTCCGCAGATCTGGCATATGGGAGCCAAAGGTCATGTTAATGATTATTCGGAAGCTGAGATTACTACTATCGTTCAGGAATTCGCACAAGCAGCTTCAGAAGCGAAACGCGTTGGGTTCGATGGTGTTGAAATCCATGGAGCACACGGCTATCTGATCGACCAATTCCTGTATGAGAAAACCAACTCTCGTACGGATCGTTACGGTGGAGATATGATGGCTCGCACACGTTTTGCAGTTGAAGTGATTGAGGCTTGCCGTGAAGTAGTGGGACCGGAATTTCCGATTGTACTGCGTTTATCTCAGTGGAAGACAGATGATTATCAGGCTAAATTGGCTGAAACACCGGAATTACTGGAGCAGCTTCTAGCACCGTTGGTTCAAGCCGGAGTCGATATCTTCCACTGTTCCACACGCCGTTTCTGGGAGCCAGAATTCGAAGGGTCTGATCTGAATTTTGCAGGATGGACCAAAAAACTGACTGGCAAACCGACAATCACCGTTGGATCGATTGGTCTTGATGGTGACTTTACAAGTCTGTTCACAGAAGGTAAAGGCGCAAGTAACGTCGGTATCGATGGATTGGTACAACGACTTCAGAATGATGAGTTTGATCTGGTTGGTGTAGGACGTGCTCTTCTAGTCGACCCTGAATGGGCTAAAAAAATTCAAGAAGGACGTACCGATGATCTGGTTCCATTTACGAGAGAGGCACTGACCGTACTTACTTGA
- a CDS encoding class I SAM-dependent methyltransferase, whose product MNSKETNGASYESVTDQQLQDQLKYYKERAPEYDDWWYRRGTFNQGDEANQIWFDEISTIKDAFKAEHFHGDFLELAAGTGTWSSLFLKEALILTIVDGSEEMLSHNPVVSDPNVRTIIADLFSWSPDQLYDSVAFTFWISHLPRERLTNFFTMVSRCLKPGGKMFFIDDREVEGTRESHVVGTAGQTMVRKLNNGNHATIVKNFFGDKEIEQIAASVGIELHVQYTPKYFQYGIGSKTV is encoded by the coding sequence GTGAACAGCAAGGAAACCAACGGTGCTTCGTACGAAAGTGTGACAGATCAGCAGCTTCAGGATCAGTTGAAATATTATAAAGAACGAGCTCCAGAGTATGATGACTGGTGGTACCGTCGAGGCACATTTAATCAAGGAGACGAAGCCAACCAAATCTGGTTTGATGAGATCAGTACGATTAAGGATGCTTTTAAAGCTGAACATTTTCATGGTGACTTTCTTGAACTTGCGGCGGGGACTGGCACTTGGAGTAGTCTGTTCTTAAAAGAAGCCCTTATATTGACCATTGTAGACGGTTCAGAAGAAATGCTTTCGCATAATCCGGTAGTATCTGACCCCAATGTAAGAACGATCATTGCAGATCTTTTCAGTTGGTCTCCGGATCAGTTATACGATTCAGTTGCTTTTACTTTTTGGATATCTCATTTACCCAGAGAGAGACTGACGAACTTCTTCACCATGGTATCACGCTGTTTGAAGCCTGGAGGGAAAATGTTCTTTATCGACGATCGAGAAGTAGAAGGAACCCGTGAGTCTCATGTAGTGGGGACAGCTGGGCAAACGATGGTTCGGAAGCTTAATAATGGTAATCATGCTACTATAGTGAAGAATTTCTTTGGCGATAAAGAGATTGAGCAAATTGCTGCTAGTGTGGGAATTGAATTGCATGTCCAATACACCCCTAAGTACTTTCAGTATGGGATAGGGTCCAAAACGGTCTAA
- a CDS encoding AAA family ATPase encodes MFIELSIILAEMVHREHERNRIIGYLSPDHISVQWEGKTAHVSWHTESHAAYHSPEQFGRFNLVPNERSDLYALGVILYELLTGQLPFHADNDEDWGTVHTRKVPQSLSDIRPSLDETLQAILMKLLAKSQVERYQSTYGVLEDLKLYQNMMMDNDRAFKPLEVGRLDKIRTLSLSESWYGRIAEVMQMEAGLEQAFQGMNAFRWVLGKEGTGKTALVHRIEQHVVRHGGRMITMKAELSQKNIRCGPILQGMREWVYQLWSEPVEIITRLKAKLQAGFGPEMQVIVSCWPEAKLLFDNDVKVAHISDDAKVWERFEELLPDLICCMAECKPPFVLFMDNLQWVDNGTQEVIRELALSQKAHGLFLIGAYRTEELITSTGDVTNFDQKELLAWLTYRCRANPEEQVTLPPLAYEDVRQLISDALYEKSGRIQLLARSVHDQTGGNPGSVRLLLEGWIKENRLRFDERRRQWVWDSEITRQLGRSEEHLRLLEVGFSKLKEDRKEFLAMAAAIGPVFQLTLLAEVCGISVDMVFLILQEAEAEGFIYREDEAEQEDEQDLIYVFVHEFIHRMVYAFDSGRNIHRHRVIGRFLLDRTQKSHDDLSRTAIDHLNLAASALSDQETKQLIEYNLQAGQEALAAARYAKGKYYAENGLHLLATCKAEVPGTLDVELQLVLAWTEYMGGNSARAKELLVDLHQNSDRLSRSERLKIWAPLIQFHAFVDNETAVQFGMEALGSYGWKLGKKSSLLSIAKEVASTAVLLHRKREKHLLLSNPLDEEYEDYEELCHLMELLFLPLLTHDARSLLELYARFIRHGLHKGVNESLASMIGGYELIVQRTFPSFARTTPIAEGVFLQIANTSTLRKKHVFTFLSGMIKQMDSPLESSIVLFNAMRQGMEAGDHDFANSALIFCVMGNHGNAYVLNELLRYFEENMRQIADDNILEMMRLTSSYTAVLQDDSLIDSFVSIPLVSTGSELDHQGEDNYSCGCRLEVALLSGRYKEALYWSQRGRGNEFHLDWMRVRKQRVYESLALAGFYFETNREDRKRIRKTIRAQLRLMKSWRGFLDSKSSAYLLIKAEGERIAGNSLGAMQQYTAAIKRARTEKYVLLEAIACERLAVCYQDELLSRSGAAITMMDACAAYAEWGITSKVTQIRSRHAELLDPVYKRYEGPVLQERAHMTQTITELAWENSPKLGEGSKSEEQFELLQRIINGLAQTSKADWKLNLLKTALRQTGAERGLLLKRQNNEFIIEANSSYWTDKEKEADLYAESVLRHTAMTAKPLILHDALQSFWVRDTYIATRKQRSILCMSIDFPGEQASYLLYLENRQMPGVFTRRDIQMLELIATRIIYLKLLEEESADRTFPKVFESNTSSVVPILIQPGMN; translated from the coding sequence GTGTTCATTGAACTGTCTATTATACTTGCAGAAATGGTGCATCGTGAACACGAGCGGAATAGGATAATTGGATACCTTAGTCCTGACCATATCAGCGTACAGTGGGAGGGGAAAACTGCTCATGTATCCTGGCATACGGAAAGTCATGCAGCTTATCATTCTCCCGAGCAATTTGGACGATTCAATCTCGTGCCGAATGAACGCAGTGATCTTTACGCATTAGGTGTTATTCTCTACGAGTTGTTAACCGGACAATTGCCTTTTCATGCTGACAATGATGAAGACTGGGGTACCGTACATACCCGCAAGGTACCTCAATCTTTATCCGATATTCGACCGAGTTTAGACGAAACGTTGCAAGCTATACTGATGAAACTACTTGCCAAATCACAGGTGGAGCGTTATCAGAGTACATATGGTGTGCTTGAAGATCTGAAGTTGTATCAGAATATGATGATGGATAACGATAGAGCGTTTAAGCCATTGGAAGTGGGACGTTTGGATAAAATCCGTACGCTTTCCCTATCGGAATCGTGGTATGGACGTATTGCTGAAGTGATGCAAATGGAGGCTGGGCTGGAGCAGGCTTTTCAAGGAATGAATGCCTTTCGTTGGGTGCTAGGCAAAGAAGGAACGGGTAAAACGGCGCTTGTCCATAGAATCGAACAACACGTCGTTCGACATGGTGGCCGGATGATCACTATGAAAGCGGAACTTTCCCAAAAAAATATTCGATGTGGGCCGATCCTTCAGGGAATGCGGGAATGGGTCTATCAACTGTGGAGTGAGCCGGTTGAAATCATTACACGTCTGAAAGCCAAACTACAAGCCGGTTTCGGTCCAGAAATGCAGGTGATCGTCTCCTGCTGGCCTGAGGCCAAGCTGTTGTTCGACAACGATGTGAAGGTAGCACATATCTCGGACGATGCGAAGGTCTGGGAACGGTTTGAAGAACTTCTGCCCGACTTGATCTGTTGTATGGCTGAATGCAAGCCACCGTTTGTGCTATTTATGGACAATCTGCAGTGGGTCGACAATGGTACACAAGAGGTAATTCGTGAACTTGCATTATCACAAAAAGCGCATGGATTATTCCTAATTGGGGCTTATCGTACGGAGGAGTTGATCACTTCCACGGGGGATGTAACGAATTTTGATCAAAAGGAATTGCTGGCTTGGTTAACCTATAGATGCCGTGCCAATCCTGAGGAACAAGTGACTCTGCCACCGCTGGCTTATGAGGATGTGAGGCAGTTGATCTCTGATGCTCTATATGAGAAATCCGGTCGCATTCAACTTCTGGCGCGGTCTGTCCACGATCAGACAGGTGGTAATCCCGGCTCGGTTCGTCTCTTGCTGGAGGGATGGATAAAGGAGAACAGACTACGTTTTGATGAAAGACGACGTCAGTGGGTATGGGACTCTGAAATAACCCGGCAACTAGGCAGGTCCGAAGAACATCTGCGTTTGCTGGAGGTAGGCTTCTCCAAGCTCAAGGAAGATCGTAAGGAGTTCTTGGCTATGGCGGCCGCAATTGGTCCGGTATTTCAGTTAACACTCTTGGCCGAAGTGTGCGGCATATCAGTGGATATGGTATTCCTTATTCTTCAAGAGGCGGAAGCTGAAGGGTTTATTTATCGGGAAGACGAAGCAGAGCAAGAAGATGAACAGGATTTGATCTATGTGTTTGTCCATGAATTCATTCACCGAATGGTATATGCCTTCGATTCAGGACGCAATATCCACCGACACCGGGTAATTGGACGGTTCCTACTGGATCGCACTCAGAAGTCACACGATGACCTGTCAAGAACAGCGATTGATCATCTGAACCTGGCAGCTTCGGCATTATCAGACCAAGAAACGAAGCAATTGATCGAGTACAATCTTCAAGCGGGACAAGAGGCGTTGGCAGCGGCGCGCTATGCAAAAGGGAAGTATTATGCCGAAAATGGGCTTCATCTGCTGGCAACATGCAAGGCGGAAGTACCAGGTACACTCGATGTCGAGTTGCAGTTGGTATTAGCATGGACGGAGTATATGGGTGGCAATAGCGCACGGGCGAAAGAACTGTTGGTGGACTTGCACCAAAACAGCGATCGACTGAGCCGATCGGAGCGACTCAAAATCTGGGCACCTTTGATACAATTCCATGCATTCGTGGACAATGAGACTGCGGTTCAATTTGGAATGGAGGCGCTAGGCTCGTACGGTTGGAAGCTTGGGAAGAAGAGTTCCCTGTTGTCTATCGCCAAGGAAGTGGCCTCGACCGCGGTCCTCTTACATCGAAAACGGGAGAAGCACCTTCTGCTGTCCAACCCGCTTGACGAGGAGTATGAGGATTATGAGGAATTATGCCATTTAATGGAGCTGTTGTTTCTTCCATTGCTTACACACGATGCACGATCGCTACTGGAATTGTATGCCCGATTTATTCGTCATGGGTTGCATAAAGGGGTAAATGAGTCGCTAGCATCAATGATCGGAGGATATGAGCTGATTGTGCAAAGGACATTTCCGAGCTTTGCTCGAACGACTCCGATTGCTGAGGGGGTGTTTCTGCAGATCGCGAACACCTCTACATTGAGGAAAAAGCATGTATTTACTTTTCTGAGCGGAATGATCAAGCAAATGGACAGTCCTTTGGAATCTTCTATTGTCCTGTTCAATGCGATGCGTCAAGGGATGGAAGCGGGCGATCATGACTTTGCTAATTCCGCCTTGATTTTTTGTGTTATGGGTAATCATGGGAATGCATATGTCCTAAATGAATTGCTCCGATACTTTGAGGAGAACATGCGGCAGATTGCCGACGACAATATTCTGGAAATGATGCGGCTGACGAGTAGTTACACAGCAGTGCTGCAAGACGATTCTTTGATCGACAGTTTTGTTTCTATTCCACTAGTGTCGACTGGCAGTGAATTGGATCACCAGGGAGAGGACAACTATAGCTGCGGTTGTCGGCTCGAGGTGGCGTTGCTGTCGGGCAGGTACAAGGAAGCGCTGTATTGGTCGCAGCGAGGAAGGGGAAACGAATTTCATTTGGATTGGATGCGAGTTCGCAAACAACGTGTTTACGAGAGTTTGGCATTAGCTGGATTTTATTTTGAGACGAATAGGGAGGATCGTAAGCGGATTCGGAAGACCATACGCGCGCAATTGCGATTGATGAAGAGTTGGCGAGGATTTCTAGACAGTAAGTCCTCCGCATATTTGCTAATCAAAGCAGAGGGTGAACGGATTGCAGGGAATTCGTTGGGCGCCATGCAACAATATACGGCTGCAATTAAGCGAGCGAGAACAGAGAAATACGTATTGCTGGAAGCCATTGCTTGCGAACGGCTTGCTGTATGTTATCAAGATGAACTGCTCAGCCGATCCGGAGCGGCAATTACGATGATGGATGCTTGTGCGGCATACGCCGAATGGGGAATCACCTCCAAAGTAACTCAAATTAGAAGCAGACACGCTGAGTTGCTGGACCCGGTTTACAAACGATATGAGGGTCCCGTATTACAGGAGCGAGCACATATGACTCAAACCATCACAGAGTTAGCTTGGGAGAACAGCCCCAAGCTAGGTGAAGGTTCGAAGAGCGAAGAGCAATTCGAGCTTTTACAACGAATCATCAATGGGCTAGCACAGACGAGTAAGGCAGACTGGAAGTTAAATCTCTTAAAAACAGCTCTAAGACAAACCGGAGCAGAGCGTGGTCTGTTGTTGAAGCGTCAAAATAATGAGTTCATTATTGAAGCTAACTCTTCTTACTGGACTGATAAGGAAAAAGAAGCCGACCTGTATGCGGAGAGCGTCTTACGTCATACAGCGATGACGGCGAA